DNA sequence from the Acidobacteriota bacterium genome:
CGCTGACTGCTTGTTCCCGCGTCCAGTGGCAAAGACCTGAATCGCACGAACCGGAGGCGGGACAGTTGCTCTCGTCGAGGTGGCACACCGGTGAATCCAACGACGTTCGGCGCTCCGTGGGGACGGTCGCTCCTGATCGGGTCGAGCGCTCAGGCGGTCTTTCTGCTCGCAGTCGGCGCTGCCCCCGTGTTCTTCGCCGCACTCGATCCGGAGCCCGGACCCCGGAAGTGGCTGGTTGCGTGTCTTGGATTCGCAATCCCGTTGGTGATTCTCGTCGTGGCGGCACGGTATGCCGTGCGCGGTTATACCGTGACCGATGATTCCATCCGGGTCCATCGCCTCGGCTGGTCGTCTTCGCTTCCGCTCGACCAACTCGAGTCCGCCACCGTCTCGCCCTACGCGATGCGGCGGTCCCGTGGCGAGCTCGCGAACGGCGGGTTGTTCTCGTACACGGGAGGATTCCACAACGCGGAGCTCGGATCGTACCGTGCGTTCGTCACCGACCACGCGCGCACCGTCGTGCTGCGATTTCCGGATCGGGCGGATCGGGATCGGGTGATAGTGATGTCGCCCGACGATCCGGATGCCTTCGTGGCGCTGCTGGCCGCCGAGCCGCCGCGGGATTGACGTCGCCCTGGACACCCCCGTCGGGCGTATCGAGTTCATGGGCAAGACGGTCGGCGACACGCTGGTGTTCGAAGACGGCGATGCCGAGCCCCTGCTCGGAGTGACGGCGCTCGAATCCGGCGGCTTCGAGGTCGACCCGCGCACGCAGCAATTGAAGAGATTGCCGGCCGTTCTCCTGAAGGGGCTGACAAAGGACGTTGACAGCGCATGATCGCCCCGCCAGAATGGGCGATTATGAAATTCGCGCGGGTTCTGGCGACCGTCCTGGTCGCGCTGGCGGCGGCAAGCCCTGCCGCGGCCCAGACGGCGACTTCCGCTTCGGTAACGGCTGAGGAGTCGAACGCGCCGGTGGAAACGCACCAGGCGTTGCTCGACCGCTACTGCGTCACCTGCCACAACGACCGGATGGCTGAGCGGGGCACCATCCCCTTCGCCTTCGATGGGCTCGACCTGGCCGACGCCGGCGCCGGCGCGGAGGTCTGGGAGAAGGTCGTCCGCAAGCTGCGGCTCGGGATGATGCCGCCGACGGGACGCCCGCGCCCCGACCGGGCGGCGCACGATGGCTTCGTGACGTGGCTGGAGACCGAGCTCGACCGGGTGGCGGCGGCCGAGCCGTATCCGGGCCGTCCCGCGGTGCGGCGGATGACGTCTGCGGAGTACGTCAACGCCGTCCGGAGCCTGATCGATCTCGACATCGACGAGAGCTGGCTGCTGTTTCCGGCCGACGACGTCGACCAGCAAGGCTTCGACACCAACAGCGAGGTCCTGTCGGTTTCTCCCGCGCTGTTCGAGCGCTACCTGGCCGCGGCAAACCGGGTGAGCCGCCTCGCGGTCGGCGATCCGACGATCGGGCCGGGTTACGTGGCCGCCACCTACAGCACGCCGCGGCTGCAGTACCAGGACGACCGTGCCAGCGAGGAACTGCCGTTCGGCTCGCGCGGCGGGATGGCCATCCACCACTACTTTCCGCTGGACGGCGACTACGAGATCCGTATCCGGCTGCGCCGGATGATCTACGACTACATCGTCGGGATGGGGCGGTCCCACACCATCGAGGTGCGCCTGGACGGCGCGCTCGTGGGCAGCTTCACGGTCGGGGACGCCGACCAGTACGGCTACCCGTCGGCCTACAGCTTCTTCGGTACCATCCGGGGTGACCCCGCCTGGGAGGAGTACGTCTCCAACGAGGCCGACGCCAACCTGGTCCTCCGCTTTCCGGCGCCGGCCGGCCCGCGCGTGGTCGGCGTCTCGTTCGTCGACGCCCGCACCGAGCCGACCGGCGTGCTGGAACGCCGCCTGTCCGGATTCTCCCTCAGCGGGCTCGGCTTCTACCACGGCAACGCGGCGATCGAACGGGTGGAGATCGCAGGTCCGCACGACGCCACCGGACCGGGAGACACGCCCAGCCGGCGGAAGCTGTTCACCTGCCGACCCGCGACCGAGGCCGAGGCGGAAGCGGAACAGTGCGCTCGGGAGATCCTGGGGACGCTGGCGCGCCGCGCCTACCGCCGGCCGGTGACCGGCGCCGACGTCGACACGCTGATGCGCTTCTACGATGCCGGTCATAGGGAGCGCGGCTTCGAGGGCGGCATCCAGAAGGCCCTCGAACGGCTGCTCGTGGCGCCGGAGTTCCTGTTCCGGGTCGAGCGCGACCCGGTCGACATTTCCGCCGGCGCCGCCTATCGCCTCACGGACCTGGAACTCGCGTCGCGGCTCTCGTTCTTCCTCTGGAGCGGGATTCCCGACGACGAGTTGCTGCGGGTGGCCGAGGAGGGCCGGCTTGCCGAGCCGGACGTGCTGGAGCAGCAGGTGCGGCGGATGCTGGCCGATCCGCGGGCCTCCGCCCTGGTCGAGAACTTCGCGAGCCAGTGGCTGCAGCTCCGCCGCATCCGGGGGGTGGCCCCGGACGCCGACATTTTCTTCGACTTCGACGAGAACCTGCGGGCGGACATGGAGCGCGAGACGACGCTGTTCCTGGAGAGCCAGCTCCGCGCGGACCGCGGCCTGCTGGAGCTGCTGACCGCCGACTACACGTTCGCCAACGAGCGGCTCGCCCGCCACTACGGTATCCCGGGCGTCTACGGCGAGCGTTTCCGGCGGGTGCGCGTCGATGCGGGGCAGCGCGGCGGGCTGCTCGGCCACGCCAGCCTGCTGACGCTGACCGCCTATCCCAACCGGACCTCGCCGGTGCTGCGTGGCAAGTGGGTGCTCGACAACGTGCTCGGCATGCCGCCGCCGGAGCCGCCGGCCGACGTGCCCGCGCTGGAGGAGAACCACGGCGGACGCAAGGTGCTGTCGATGCGCGATCTGATGGAGCAGCACCGCGCCAATCCCGCCTGCGCGTCCTGCCACCGCGTGATGGACCCACCGGGCTTCGTGATGGAGAACTACGACGCCATCGGGCGCTGGCGCGACACTGACGAGGCGGGGGCGCCGGTCGACACGGCGGGCGCGCTGGCCGACGGCACCGAGGTCGAGACCCCCGCGGCGTTCCGCGAGGCGCTCCTGGCCTACGACGTCAGCATCGTGCGGACCGTCACCGAGAAGCTGCTCGGCTACGCCGTCGGGCGCACGATGGAGCACTACGATCAACCGGTGATTCGACGGATCGTTTCCGAGGCCGAGGCGGACGACTACAGTTGGTCGTCCATCGTGCTCGGCGTCGTCAAGAGCATGCCGTTCCAGATGAGGAGTGCGGAATCATGATGATCACGAAGAAGGCGATTTCCCGCCGGACGATGCTTCGCGGAGTCGGCGCGGCGGTCGCCCTGCCGTTGCTGGACGGCATGGTGCCGGCGCTCAGCGCGCTGCGCAAGACGGCGGCGAAGCCGGCGGTCCGCTTCGGTTCGGTCTACGTGCCGAACGGCATGGTCATGCAGAGCTTTACGCCGGCGACCACCGGCGCCGGGTTCGAGATGACGCCCATCCTGCAGCCGCTCGCGCCGTACCGCGACCGCCTGCTCGTGCTCTCCGGGCTCGCCAGCACGCCGCCGCCGGGGATTTCCGGGGGAAGCCACTCGCGCGCCGCCACGAAGTTCCTGACGGCGGAGCATCCGGGCGCCTGGATTCCGGACGCCATCTCGATGGACCAGATCGCGGCGCAGGAGCTGCGCAAGCACACCCCGCTGGCATCGCTGGAGCTCGGCCTCGAAGGCGCCAACTTCGCCGGCTCGTGCGACAGCGGCGGCTTCAGTTGCGCCTTCTCCTACACCATCTCCTGGGCCAGCGGGTCGACGCCGCTGCCGATGGAGCACAATCCGCGCGCGGTCTTCGAGCGGCTGTTCGGCGACAACGACAGCACGGACCCGGCCGCTCGGCGTGCCCGCCGGGAGGCGCAGCGGAGCATTCTCGACTCGGTCAGCGAGGACGTGGCGCGGCTGCAGCACGAGCTCGGCGCCGGCGACCGGGTCAAGGTGGGGGCCTACCTCGACGCCGTGCGCGACGTCGAGCGGCGCATCGAGATCGCCGAGGCGCAGGGCGACCAGGAGGTGCCGCTGCTGGAGCGGCCGCGCGGCGTTCCCGCCACCCTGGCCGAGCACGCGGGGCTGATGTACGACCTGCAACTCCTGGCATGGCAGATGGACCGCACCCGCGTCTGCACCTTCATGGCCGGACACGAGCTGAGCGGCCGGACCTACCGCGAGATCGGCGTGCCCGACGCGCACCACCCGCTCTCGCACCACCGCAACGTGCCGGAGGCGCTGGCGAAGCTGACGAAGATCAACACGTACCACACGACGCTCTTCTCGTCGTTCCTCGAGAAGCTGGCCGCCACGCCGGACGGCGACGGGTCGCTGCTGGACCACGCCATGATCATGTATGGCGCGGGCATGAGCGACAGCAACCGGCACGCGTACTACGACCTGCCGATCCTGTTGGCCGGCGGCGGCGCGGGCCAGCTCAAGGGCGGCCGGCACCTCGTCTACCCGTCGCGGACGCCGCTGGCGAACCTGCACGTCTCCCTGCTCGACAAGCTGGGCGTGGACATCGACCGCATCGGCGACAGCACAGGGGCGCTGCCGCGGCTGGCCGGGCAAGTGGGGCCGGCAGACCGACTGACCGGGGTGTAGCCGGCGTCGAGAATCGAAGCGGCGTTGAGGAGAGTCCCTGGAGATGCGCCGGTGAAGGCCATAACGGTCAAGCAGCCGTTTGCTGCTCTGATCGCGGCCGGCGCAAAGCGGACGGAGAACCGCGAGTTTCGCCCGCTGTCGGTCCTCACGACCCGCGGCAAGCGGCTCGCCATTCACGCGGGAAAATACAAGCCGACCGTCGCGGATATCGAGGAGGCGCGGCGACTCGCGCGCGAGGATTCCGACATTTCCTTGAAGCACGCCAAGCGAGTGCTCGGCGAGGACCGCGAGTCGTGGGCCTACCAACGTGTCGTCGCCGTCGTCACAGTGGGCGAGCCGAGACCTGACGGGAACGGAGGGTGGCGGTGGCCTCTCAGCGACGTTCGTGCCGCAACGTCAGCCGAAGTACGTGGTCAGCAGAGATTGTTCGATATTCCGACTCGCCAGATACGCTACGTGTCTTGACGAGGGCGGTGGAAAGGTGAGCGGGACGCGATGAGCATCCGGTCACGTGGCTTGAGCCGATGGGACCTCGCGGGCATGCTGGCTGCGGTCGCTTTTCTCGCGTTCGGCGCGGTCGATGCGGTTGCGCAAGCTGCGGATCTGCGTCTCATCGAAGCGGTCCGGTTGCAGGACAGCGAGGCCGTCGGACGCCTGCTGCATGCGTCGGCCGACGTGAACGCGCCACAAGCCGACGGCGCGACGGCGCTGCACTGGGCGGTGTATCTCGACGAACTGGATACGGCGCGCTTGCTGGTGGACGCGGGTGCAGACGCGGGGGCCGCGAACACGCACGGCGTCGTACCGCTGTCACTCGCCTGCAGCAACGCCAACGCGGCGATGGTGGATCTCCTGCTCGCGGCGGGCGCGGACCCGAGAGCGGCCGTCGGCACCGGTGAGACCGTGCTGATGAGCTGCGCCCGCACCGGGAACGCTGAGGCTGTGGCCGCGTTGCTCGCCCACGGTGCGGACGTGAACGCCGCCGAGTCCGAGGAGGATCAGACGGCGCTGATGTGGGCCGTCGCCCAACGGCATCCGGGGGTCGTGCAGGTGCTGCTCGACAACGGCGCCGACGTGCACAGGCGGTCCCGCGTCCGGCGGTTCGTCATCAGCCGGCGGCTCCAGTCGAATCTGCGCTACGGCGAGCTCGGCCGGCGCTACGGCACCGACGCCGAGGAGACCGACCTCGGCGGCTACACGGCGCTGCTCTTCGCGGCGCGGCAGGGAGCGGTCGACTCCGCGCGCCTGCTGCTGGCGGCCGGATCCAGCATCCACGACACCGCGCCGGACGGGCGAAGCGCGTTGCTCGTCGCCGCGCACAGCGGGCACCGCAA
Encoded proteins:
- a CDS encoding DUF1592 domain-containing protein, whose amino-acid sequence is MKFARVLATVLVALAAASPAAAQTATSASVTAEESNAPVETHQALLDRYCVTCHNDRMAERGTIPFAFDGLDLADAGAGAEVWEKVVRKLRLGMMPPTGRPRPDRAAHDGFVTWLETELDRVAAAEPYPGRPAVRRMTSAEYVNAVRSLIDLDIDESWLLFPADDVDQQGFDTNSEVLSVSPALFERYLAAANRVSRLAVGDPTIGPGYVAATYSTPRLQYQDDRASEELPFGSRGGMAIHHYFPLDGDYEIRIRLRRMIYDYIVGMGRSHTIEVRLDGALVGSFTVGDADQYGYPSAYSFFGTIRGDPAWEEYVSNEADANLVLRFPAPAGPRVVGVSFVDARTEPTGVLERRLSGFSLSGLGFYHGNAAIERVEIAGPHDATGPGDTPSRRKLFTCRPATEAEAEAEQCAREILGTLARRAYRRPVTGADVDTLMRFYDAGHRERGFEGGIQKALERLLVAPEFLFRVERDPVDISAGAAYRLTDLELASRLSFFLWSGIPDDELLRVAEEGRLAEPDVLEQQVRRMLADPRASALVENFASQWLQLRRIRGVAPDADIFFDFDENLRADMERETTLFLESQLRADRGLLELLTADYTFANERLARHYGIPGVYGERFRRVRVDAGQRGGLLGHASLLTLTAYPNRTSPVLRGKWVLDNVLGMPPPEPPADVPALEENHGGRKVLSMRDLMEQHRANPACASCHRVMDPPGFVMENYDAIGRWRDTDEAGAPVDTAGALADGTEVETPAAFREALLAYDVSIVRTVTEKLLGYAVGRTMEHYDQPVIRRIVSEAEADDYSWSSIVLGVVKSMPFQMRSAES
- a CDS encoding DUF1552 domain-containing protein; the protein is MMITKKAISRRTMLRGVGAAVALPLLDGMVPALSALRKTAAKPAVRFGSVYVPNGMVMQSFTPATTGAGFEMTPILQPLAPYRDRLLVLSGLASTPPPGISGGSHSRAATKFLTAEHPGAWIPDAISMDQIAAQELRKHTPLASLELGLEGANFAGSCDSGGFSCAFSYTISWASGSTPLPMEHNPRAVFERLFGDNDSTDPAARRARREAQRSILDSVSEDVARLQHELGAGDRVKVGAYLDAVRDVERRIEIAEAQGDQEVPLLERPRGVPATLAEHAGLMYDLQLLAWQMDRTRVCTFMAGHELSGRTYREIGVPDAHHPLSHHRNVPEALAKLTKINTYHTTLFSSFLEKLAATPDGDGSLLDHAMIMYGAGMSDSNRHAYYDLPILLAGGGAGQLKGGRHLVYPSRTPLANLHVSLLDKLGVDIDRIGDSTGALPRLAGQVGPADRLTGV